Below is a window of Arabidopsis thaliana chromosome 2, partial sequence DNA.
AAACCGATATTAACCGATGAGAAAACCGGTCTAGGAGTTGAAAAAGTGTCGGCTATTTCTTTAAATACCTAGCTGTATCAAGAGCAATCTTCATACGCATGTGCCATGTTAGAGCTGATCCACGAGAAGGCCCTAACACATTAATTATAAAGATAACACAatcaattataattatttaattcatGTCCTAACTATCATTTATAATTTAAGAATACTTCATATGCAAGATACTTCATTGGGTTAAACAAGAGCAAATAAGAACATGTTTTTACCATGTAACTGTTCATCTAATGATCCTTTCTCCATAAGCTCATAAACGATGAAACTCGAGTTGATTTCGCTTGCAGAGCCCAACAATGATATAACGTTCGAGTGATGGATCTTGCTCAACAAGTCAACTTCATTCTGAGATCTCCAAGAATCAATATAGATTCAAGAATCTGAACATGAAAAACAGAACTTggtttatgttatttatacCTGAAATTCTCGTTTTGCTTCTTGGCTAACGTTCTCGATCTTCTTGACCGCTGCTTTAACGTTATTGTCCAAACAACCCTTGTAAACGCATCCGAAACCGCCTTGTCCGATTACACTACTTTCTTTAAAACCGCCTGTCGCTTTCTCGAGGGTCTTGATATCGAAAAATTGCACGTAACCCTTTTGGATAGAAGTTCTTCTCTGAGTTTTAATCGAGCCAAGTCGTCTCATTAACAAGGAAAATGAATTCCCACTCTCAGAATCTTCATATAAAACATTGCACCAAGATCAACACATAATCTCACACAAACTTGAAAGTGATAAGAATCAATGAACTACTAAATCTCAAAGAACAATCAAGAAACTTGAACTTCCATTGAAAACATAGAGTGATTGAAACTTATTGCATATTCTCTCATTACTGATGAAAGTACCTGAGTTGTTGATGGATTTTGGAGATTGGTTCTTGCGATAAACCCAAAAgccaaaacagaacaagattATAAGGccaagagaagagaaactgaTTATGAGACCAATCAGAAGTTTCTTATGAGCATCAAatctatcttcttcaccacttcCCATTTGGATTCCTGACACAGAAAAAAATCcttttaatgattttcaaCTGTCAAATTTGTCAAGTATGGTTCTTAGAAATTCTGAATCAAACCCATATTTCGAAATTCAAGAAAGAATTctgataagaaaaatataatattttcaatttttttttttaaaaacaaaaacaaaaagacaagaagTGAGTAGCTCATAAATAGCATTTAATTTATCaagttttaaaaactattttttctttatatttttcgaAGTTCGAGAACGCATAGGCATagatcaaatcaagaaacacagaaactaaaaaaataaaatgaaatgaagTCAACGAGGAATAATACGAGGAGAGAATGTAGCCATGGAAGAGTAAACAGGAGCTAAAGAAGGAtttgaagcagaagaagcagagacaGTGATGAAGATCATCAAAAGAATTAGAGactgaaaatgaagaagaagaagaagaagaagctctctcatttttttgttttttttgctaagaaaagaaaagtttttgatgaaattcaatctaaagacttttttggtgttttgaaatTCTTGAGAAAGCGAAGAGTGAACGAACTATCACTTTCTCTCTCGCTGTCTTCTTGAAATCACTTTTATGGCAAATAAAGGAGGGAAAGAGAAAGGGAGcttttgaataaaaagttgaatttttAGTTCTCTACCATtaatataaccaaaaagaaagaaagtgatgaACTAACGAACGAAGAAAGATTTGGGATAGATCAAATACTTTCTTTACTATTGTCTATTGACATATTAAACCCCATTGTTGATTACCCTATGTTAAGCaattaaaaatggaaaaccaTGGTTCTATTCATAATTCACACAATGACCATCTATTTACTTTACACATTATCTCTTAAAAATACTTGGGTTCACTCTTATAGGTGAATCCTATTATTCACTTCCTCTTTTTCTAACCAATTAGAATCTTCcatctaaataaataaataaattcattttagagcatctccaatggtgtattatatatttctctAAACTCTATATTTGGAGCAAAACCACTCCAATGGTGCTCTATATCTTTctctaaaaatagaaatatggcaccttttttattttagggGGTGATTAAAAGGATTCACCCATAGATGTGAACCCAAATATTGTTCTTTTCACTTCATCTACAATAAGAaatatgtgtatatttttagttaaagaAATATGTGTTCATGAAAATATAATGCAATAATGTTAAATTAAGTGAATAAAACATTATGACCAATtatatactctgtttttgtaataaaaccCTCGAATGGCTTCTTCCACATCTTCCTATTTTGTCCTTACATAATCATGGCCCAATActactttcttctcttttgtaatGAACAAGCTTATTACTTAAAAATTAGATCATTATCCGTGCTACAACAcatatcatatcaaaatattgaaaatcacTTTTAGATATgtcattttatatgatatggtTACAGTTTAAACACGCTTAAATATGTAGTATTTAAAATCGTAACTGCATATGTAGTATGTAGTCTATTATCATAATAAAGTTAGATCAAATATTTCTAGTGATGATGtaacaaatgacaaaaaatgAATCATGGTGTTTCCTTAGCAAGTCAAAGTTAtgaatttaaatcaaaatgtaatgttgtttttgtctgCCAATTcacaattttaaaagaaaattatatcaaatcatggattttacaaattatagGGTTGGCTTTACATATTATATCTAGAGAAATTATTGATCCGAAGACCATAATTCTcttgtacaaaaaaataattttgtagttCTCTTTCAATATAAGTTTAAAGTACGCAAATAGTTGTAAGTTGGGAAATTGTTGTTGATTAATTAGCTATATGAAGAAAATACTATGTCGCTCACTTAAAATAGTACACCACCataacataacatatatagGTCTTGTAAAAGGATAGATAGAAATATACACCAAAACGGTGTAAATTATAAATCGCTTTTAACaaaatagatagatagatagatatattATCTTACACGatagtaagaaaatatcatatatcaaAGAAATTTCCTTCACTGGAAATTATTCCCACCAACGCAGCAGCTCTAGAATGTCCTCCAGTGATTCACAATCCTCCATAGTATAATTATCTTCTGGCATCTGAACATAAGGTGATGTTGTAGAAGCATTGGTCAATGGTTTGGTGGTCTGCGTCGTTATAGTCTCTAGACTCAAATTCATCTCCCCGTATAACATATCTTTAGAGTCATCATCACTCTCAATGTTTGTCGGTTCACCATAAGATCCATCGGTCTTAAGAAAATCTTCGTTGTTGATTGTGATACACCTTATGTAGTTTTCAAGGATGTTATTGCCGACAGGGTTGACAGTTCCACCTCTTTTATTTTGCACCCGACGCTTTGTGGTGTTCCAATGGTTCTTAATATTGTTATCGCTCCTCCCCGGAAGTTGCTGTGCGATCTCGACCCATTTGGTACCAAGTACTTTGTGTGcttcaatcaaaatttgatcttcttcttcactccaaGCAGTTTTCTGAAATcacatattaattatttatatgtaattatgtcatttacatatacataaataattaatcatGCTCTTATTATTGTATGTCTATgactatttttattgatagAAGCAAGATACAAACTAAAAAGATGCACGTTTTAATAACCCTTTGAAACTGTTGTGATTAAAATGTTAGCCACACCACTATTAAACTATATGAATTGCAATCTATACATTATACATATGCATGTGCACATTGTAAGTACCTAGTTGCTTTCACACAAAAATATACATgattaataataaacaaaaaatcatgatAATGCAATTGTTGTTtataacatttatatatacacacatataagTTGTGATGATCATCtatattaaattatgaaaataagaatgtagggagatgaaagaaaagaacacCTTAATGTTAGGACGAGCATGGTTATACCACCTCTCTCTGCATTGTTTTCCTGTTCTTCCTTCGAATTTTTTTGCGACCTTTGtccatttgtttttgggtCCAAGCGCCATTAtctctttcaattttctatatatattacaaaatattttcacatcctcaaaaaataaataaaaggtttacaataaaaaataattatataagaaTTCCCAAGGatgaaatataataatagttttaagttttaatgagaatgaaaaaaatatgaagacTTACATGTCCTCAGATTCTGTCCAGTTTACTTTGTCGATGTCActtttcttcaaatatttgCTTGTGCTCACCACctttatattcttcttttgataattttttttcatcttatcATCTTCACTTTGATTCATGATTTCGTTGGTtgtgtttttgatatattctGGCACTGGCACATTAAATGATTGAGGTTCACCCATTACCTGATCAAGAGTTGGCTCATATCCCTTATTAGACAGCTCTTCATTGTATACAATCTCATCTCTTAAAGTATTTCCCCgcaaatcataaatttttttgaatataccTTTAGGGTATGCAAAAGTTGGGGGGTTATCAATCATATGGATTTTTCCGTTGTTGGCTATGCTATTCATAGATTGCTCAGAGATATCAACATTTGAGTAGGATTTGATACTCATTAATGGGTAGTTTGATGGAATTTTATATGAGGAAGAGTTGTAAACCAAATGGTTTTGATTAGTATccaaattctgattttgagaATCGTAATTTGGGATCAAAGGTATAAGATTTTGGTGGTAGTGCTGATTAGAGATATCAGTCAGATCTGGTGAAAAGGACCATCTAGTACAAGAAGATTGACCTAGATTGTCATTGAAAAAGGtaagattattttttggtatatgAGATGTATCATCATTAACAGAACATAGATAAGCGTTGTTAAAGATGAAATTTTCATCGGAGATCAATGAGAATTCCATTTAAACACGAACTTGAATTGAAATGAAGATTCTAAAATGGAAAACGGATGAAATCTCGGTATGAATCTAAGATGTATAAAGATCAAGTGCAGAAAtttgcaaaacaaatattaaaaactaaagatgGGCGGAAAGTTATACAAAACcgtagaaagaaaaatactcaGATAAGATGATAAGAAGTGAGTCGTTATAAAACTTgtacttaaaagttaaaataattaaataaaacaaaaaggtaaaaatcaattaaaaaggtaaaaaatgtattaatgaattttatagAAATTGAGTGGCAAAGACTTTGacttatcaaatatttttacaggtcattaattttaacaaatcattatttatgttttataaatattataagcgagttaaatataaaaccatggcccataaccaaaaaaaagtacacATTGTAATTGTTTAGATAATTGGATGTAATTAAACATACTACACTTTAGACATTGTTGTAATTTTAAGATTCTGAGATGAGGAGCTATACAATATCAACTTAAAGATAAAATAGTCATTTATATTCTTAGATTGTAATAAACAATTATGGAATATTAATGATTTATAAGAGCCTTTGTGTTTAAAAGATAAAGTTTGACATATTACAACACGCGTCATAAATGTCATGAATTTATTTCTGttagataagttttttttaaaattttctttagcACTAAAGatagttttttaataataaatttagatTTGAGTGCATGAATACTTGAATTCAATTACTCAATTGTTAAACTCAGCTAGTTCTCAATTCACCATCCATAGGAAAATCATATAAGTTAACATTAATCTATGAGAAAATGCCAaccatattaaaaattttaattatacaaatattCTAATTTCTCGTTAAACATTTTGATCAAGTAATGTTcttattttcagaaaatagcatttttgtattcttttataagaaaaaaattctagtGAAGAACATTACATTAACTAATAACTACTATACTTTTCTATAGAATACTAAATTCATACGTTTCTAttaatcttaattatttttaccaCTAAAGATACCATTATATCACTTTGTCAAAAAAGCTTAATCTTCcatacatacaaaaaattttatgtttagaaGTCATCAAATCCATAATTTGGTTCACTTAAAACAAGTTGgtgattatttgatttttgtttgatttaatgtcattttggtttcattttgtttctataatcATTTCAGTGTTGgttaaaataatgtaaaatacttctaaacaataattcaaccataattatataaaagcaagaaaaaatattctgaatttaaatttcaaattatctGGGGCACTTTTTTAAATGTGGTTGCATATCCGTCTTGTTTGTTCAAGATGAATGCTCTTCTATTAGGTCCTCCTTCTAAACATCTCCAGCTCCTTTTCGTTGGTCATCCAATCATTTCCCAGTAGATACTGTCTAGTTTTTGCATGGTTTGTGTAGCTATTGGGATGTCAACTCTCCTGCTTTTAACCTCCTCTTCTCCGTCTCTGTTTGAGCTGCTCATGTCTCCAGACCTCCTGTGAAGTCCGATCTCTACAACTTTGGTGAGAACTACCAAGCCAGCAGAACCTCTAGATCCGTTTATCCCCCAGATTCGCCCCCTCAGGCTCCAAGTTGACCATTTCTTGCAATCTGTTTTAGCTTTTTGTATGACCTATAGTCTTTCCTTTTCTACCACCTCCTTTTCACCTAGAAGCTTCTCCTCCATTCACCCTTGTTTGGATGATGAGATTTGTGTATCTTCCACTCGCCTCCTTGCGATTTATTACAGTGTGCAGTTCATGGTACTAAGTATTCCTCTAGCGCATATGTGCAATTAACCGGATATTTCTCCggtttctctttgtttgcGTTTCAGAGTAGTCTAGTTTGTTTCTAATCTAGAATCACCTTTGTTAGTTTGTTTTCCAATGTCCGTTTCTAATCTAGTCTACAAGGATGTTGTCCTCACCAGGTATCATCTTGGAGTTGCATTACGTTCAATTCTTCAAATGGACATTCATGGTGGTAGAACTTTCAACTCTCAAAGTTGTCAAGGGTCGGATAACACCGTTTTTACTCTAACATTGTGTTACTCTCtagttctctgttttgtaaaCGAAAACCACGTATTTTTATGAGATATATTAACTGTATTTATAGGTTTACATGACACACTTTGACTAAGGGACATGTCTCTAGAAGACAACACAATGTAGagacacatatatataacgtGTAACTATTTTCCAGTTAACAATTCTATTCGTATATCTTTCTGCGTGTGATACGAATATACATAAAACAGTTGCTTAACTATACAATATATGACTCttctaaaataagaaaacaagatgAAAACTTGATCACATCCAACAATGGTGTGCCAAGTTGTGTAGCTTTACAAGTTTTCTTTAGTATAAGTAAAAGCAACAAATAGAAGTTCACGACGGCGAGTGAAAGCATATGAGATTTGAGACTGAAAAACTCGTAAGACGTTTTACGCAATTGAAAAACGAGGAGACAAGATACGAGTTAGTGGGAAAGGGAGCATTATTACAAGTAACTGTTGCAGCAAGATCCAATAAGTATAGATGATTATGTCCACACCAAATATAACCACAAATCCTTGACAATAATCACTTTTATTATTCACACACAAAGCAGTAGAAAGAGGAACCCACTTCCATCAAACCatgaatataaacaaaatacaacAACATAACATATGGTGGCTTAATGTTTTCTTCCACATCCCAGTTCAATCAATGTTTTGAAGGATCAAGAACTTGACCCATGAACAAAATCACTCCACTCTTGTCTTCTCTGACAGTGAACAGAAATGGACGGTCAGCTACGAAATCGGGATTCCGCCTAAAAGAAGTGCAACTTACGACGCCAACAGAGACGGCTGCAGCTTCGGTTCCCTCTTCATCCACTTCAATACAAGCTTTATGAAGAATGCTTGAGACGTATAGATCGTCACCATTGGAAGGTGAATCAACCATCTCAGTTAAACCACCTCCATTATTAAATGGTGAAGTCAGCCCCATATCTTTCAGAACTTCTGAAGCATTAAACTCGAAAGAGAATTTAAACTTTGGGATTCTAAAAGCACCAACTGATATACAGTGGAGCGGAATATGGTTATCGAAGAAACTTGGTTCGGAGCCTATCTTCTCAAGCAGAGGAGCTAATCCTTCTTTATCATTAGGCAGATAAATGTACATGGAGAATTGACGTTGATCCTCTATATAAGGGAGGCGCAAAACTTTGAAACCATCATAGCTTCTTAGGTACTGGTCCTCGTAATTGGTCATAAAGGGGACTTTCACCGAGGTACcatcaagaagatgaaaatcgtttttttttgtcatgtttGCATCAAATTTACTGCTCCACGCTCCTTTGAAATATACAGCATTTGCAAGAACGAGTGTGCTGCTACGGATAGTATCGATAGAATCGCGTGAAAGAATCTGCTTGATGAGTCCATTGGTGTGGACTTCAGCCCATGTATTCACCTCATCAATCACTTCAGAAGGCTTCATGATAAGCAATcataaaatttgacaaatcaTTCCACAAATTGGATGTTATATAAAttcaagaaattcaaaatttgtccatcaagaaagaaaaaacgttACCTTGCTTGCGAAGTCAACTTGACTACAAGTTGCCTTGTAAGAATTCTCCAAAAGGTCTTTAAAGGAAAGCTTCAAGGAGAAAAACTTGTCTATCCAAACACCATTGGCTATAGACAAGCGCAAATCACTTTTCTCGGTGCCGCCGTCGATGATCTGAGCCAAGACTAGGTTGAGGTGATCCGTTGACGGTAACATGAGGAATGAGAGGATTTGTTCTTTGGTGACTGAACATGAACCTGCCGCGATGAGGCTGAGCAAAACGTTGATTGATATCGGTGAGAAGACAAGATTGGAGCCATTGGCGACGGTAGCGATGACATGCTTCGTTAGTCTTACCACAACGTCGTTATGGTTCTCAATCGATTTTCCCAACTCCATGTTTTTCGAGACCAAAGAAAGAAGTCTGGACGAATGTTTCTAAATAGGTAGAGATGATGAATGTGGttttaaataaactaattagAAATTTCGTTTTAAGATTCTGAAAATTACTAGTCAATAATAAAGTAATGCTCGCCACTTAGCTAGGTGTCAAAGTAAAAATTGTATCGTGGGAACCAATACAAAATGAATTAGTCAACAAAACCACAACCCTAATTAAAGGCGACTACTTTTTGGTAATAGTGGGGAATTTGTTTTCCCTTTACTCGTCGTTTGTTGTAACTAGTAATCGTTGACCAGCACCGTTTTCTTAAGCAAGTTCAAGTTATAGGAGCTCTGGCAACACAGGCAGCTCTGGCAACACAGAGGAACCAAGAAATTTTCTGTTTAGGTCAATGTACCATTCGTCCAAATTATTATACTTCGTGTTATATTTAGCGTTAAATTTTCCGTTTGTATAGAGTATAGAACTATATATAAATCgttcaaatataaatttatcgaAATACGTTTCGTTTAACGAGAGACAACATTTTCTTTATCgaaataagagaaaacaaataaagcgCGTGAGATACTACAGCTGGTACGAGTGAGAGTGgctaaaaaaatcaaaccacaTTTTGCCATCGAAGCAGACACGTTAACCAACTAACAAACAATCCTGTATAAAAATCTCTCCTCTTCagtcttcatcatcttccaccATCTCAAAGGACCCTTTTTTTACAATTATACCCTTCTCCTTCCCAGTTCTCTCATTATCCTCCTAACATTTCTTCTCTAGATCTGAGAAATCACCATGGGAGTCGCTGTTCTTCATCCTCATGATTCTATAATCAATCATTTCTCCACAAACACGTCCCCTCCTCTCCGTCATAAAAAACCGATCACCAATCGCCGTCGCCGGAGTCCGTCAAGTCACCAATCCCAGATCTCTCATCCTCCTCCGTCTCCTCATAACCACACCAATCATGTACGAATTCTGAAGCGTGGCGAAGATATCAACGTTAAGATACCGATTGAAAAACCAGATCTGAAATCTAATCGTCAGATCGGATCAGATCCGATGAAAATTTCGACTCCGATCAGAATTTCAAATCGGAAATCCATGCCGGCTTTGTTTTACGCTGGTCCAGTCACATCAACATCTCCGCCGCCGAGTGAAGTCCCTTTACCGGCTTTCTTCGCTAATAAAACCGTCGCCGGATTCAAACCGACCGATGCAACCAACGATCTGATCAAAATCCTGCGATTAGATATCGCATGATTCATTTCTTTCTCCGATCATCCAAATCCGTCTTAAACCGGTCCGATCTCGCATTCTCTCCGATCATGGGGATTGAAAAGAGTGTCTTCGTTATGAAACGTTTTCGAattcttctcttattttttcaaGGGGAAGATCGAAGAAGTAATCTTCTTAAACAAGTCTTAGTTTTGCTTGTAGCTAGGATCAATGTGTAGTATATGTGAATAAGCTTTTCGCAGTTCTTTGTCTATTTCTAGGTTCTTTTTGAATAAATCTAAATggcttgtaagttgtaacgtAAGTGGTATCGATGCAATTTGATTAGTTGGGAACAAAGCACGGCTAAATCGTAGACCAttgggaaaataaaaatctcaaagCGTAGACAAgaactagaaaaaaataacattcatTTAATTCATATCAAACAACATATGAACGTTTATAATAACATTAATGTATATGGagtttaaacttataaatttaaaccTATATGTActtagaaattgaaaaatacactttgagaaaataaaattgataacGTCgggatttcaaaaaaaaaagatcggAATATTTACGGGCCGGGCTCAGATACATACGGGTTTTGTGGGCTTCAGACCGGACCAGGCTCGATTGACAATACCCTTACTTCGAACATTTGATGTTGCAATCATACTTTAACCATATAACACACAATCGCATTGTTGGTTGCAGTAACCTCCCCCTGGAAACTGCACTTTACAATCACTATCCTTCTTACAACATTGGAGGTGGTGAACCACGGTAACCACACTACCTTCGCAGCCATCTTGGTTCATTATGCATACAATAGTTCGTATATAATCAAAGTTTAGCACATATCGACATCTCATCAATGTTGTCGCGATCACGTGAGTTAGCAACTTTGTAAACcctactttatataataagataataatctATGCTATTTCTATGGTGTAACACTTataagaatcttcttctcttagaTACTTCTTGTTACGTGTGGATGACCATGGTTAAATTAACATCTATTTTCATCagctttttctgttttggtaaATCAAGAAAGACGATTttaaggtttgttttctttctctaaatttGTTGTATGATTGATTATGAAACAGAAAACCGTAACGTTTCTTCGTATGTTTTCTACGACTACAGTCTTCGGACAGAGTTAAATTAAAGGAATAGAGTCTTGcttaggaaaaaaagaatttcttTTCAAGATTCCCAGTTGGGAATATTAGCAGTAGCTTCGTTTATCATTGTCACCAATGTCACCTGCATTGTGTTATACCCACTTAGTGATTAGGACTGtgcaagaaaaccaaaaggaaacaaatgagagaagttttgtttgaagctatatatatataccacgCTCTCGGGAACACCTCGGGGAGGCAGTGTGAGATTTCTTGGGGGTGGTTTATCCCCGTAAGACCGTTTATCGAATCTCCATTCTCCAATCTTCCCTACCATCATCTTCCCCTGTGAATTATATAACCAATATAGACAATATAAAACCATGCTTATCTAATAGTATCTTTTATTAACTTTCTTATATTGCTTGTTGTTTCATGATTGACATACCTTCATGTCGAAATCACAGCCGTAAGTGTAATGTATTATGAACgtcttctttgtttcagtGTCCCAAGGAGGCTACACCAATAGATAAAACATGAGTTGTTATGATCCGAAATTGGTGAAACTTGTTGGTATactaaataaagttttattaatcaaaaccTGAATCATGAAGTCCTTGTGTAGAATGTTGCTCACGCCGTGTAACGCAGAAGAAACAGCATATGCATACCTTATAGTGTAAATCAAACATAgatcaattaattaaacaCTATATATCTGGAACTAGAGGGCCGGGGTCACATTAGAGTAGGAGAGAAGTTTACATTTCAAGGACCCAACCAAAAGCTTTATCTGTTTGTGGGTCATTCTTCATAGCCAAAGAAACATTCATCCATGTTGGAGCAATTTTCATTAATGCATtctacaaaaccaagaaaagtATTAGTCATATTACCATATATGTTGTCCGGGCAAGGACTTAAACTAGTGCTGCGATTACTATACCTTAGTGACGATCACTGGAGAATTCCCGATGGGATCGATTCTTGATATTGGTCCATTCTCTTTGGGGAAGAATTTGCGGAGAACCGATTCATATTTCTTTGGTTCAATGTAGAAAAAGGGAAACGCAGCCGCGAGATTGCCTCTAGCTAGGTTTGGTATCGGTTTAACTATGATATGATCAGGTTCCGCCATGAGAATGTAACTGACATGATGATCAAGAAACATAGGAAACtatatgaaaatcaaaaatggCATTCCCCAACCCAAATATGGGGATTggaaatcaaacaaactatAACTATACGATAGGgtattaataaaacaaagtaaGAGTTCTAGATATCAAAATAGTATTATGAAAATAAGGACTGAGAATGTAAACGATACGTACTCTTCCTCTATATGTGCTTGTTGAAGCCATTGAACAAAGGCCCAAGGCCTATTTAGAACAACATATCCCTGCACATTATATACAATTCATCatcacatgttttttttgtgtaaatatttctttaagaaaatttcatCATCCTTGGAATAAAATTTACACatattatcatttgttttacgaggttttttcatgtttgttttaaatcttataatttcataaaagATGCTtatgtttattaaaaataatgttttaatttttttttgataaagaagaagttttaTCCTCAACATGATTTCGTGAACATGCATTACTTATTTTGACAAGTCAAtcaataatataatacaagatttgagattgtttttttttacgttactattttcaattataaaataaaccTCTAAATCGAAAAATAACATCATGATGATTCTAAAATCTAGCTATAACCAATACACCTTTCACCAATAACAAAGAATTAAGTAAGATAAAGAACCTTGTCAACACCGGAGGGAAGAGGGTCAGCAACGAAAGTAGGGATCTCATCCATGAGTCCATCGGGTCGACCCGAATGCAAGATCCGGGTATACCCGCCCATATCCGACCCGGGTTCGTCCCTGAACCTGTTGTACCAATAATACATGACCCGACACTGCCAC
It encodes the following:
- a CDS encoding Protein kinase superfamily protein — its product is MRELLLLLLLHFQSLILLMIFITVSASSASNPSLAPVYSSMATFSPRIQMGSGEEDRFDAHKKLLIGLIISFSSLGLIILFCFGFWVYRKNQSPKSINNSDSESGNSFSLLMRRLGSIKTQRRTSIQKGYVQFFDIKTLEKATGGFKESSVIGQGGFGCVYKGCLDNNVKAAVKKIENVSQEAKREFQNEVDLLSKIHHSNVISLLGSASEINSSFIVYELMEKGSLDEQLHGPSRGSALTWHMRMKIALDTARGLEYLHEHCRPPVIHRDLKSSNILLDSSFNAKISDFGLAVSLDEHGKNNIKLSGTLGYVAPEYLLDGKLTDKSDVYAFGVVLLELLLGRRPVEKLTPAQCQSLVTWAMPQLTDRSKLPNIVDAVIKDTMDLKHLYQVWFRDRTGLSPSCLSLNLIDASLGLIRLQILCTLLNQDC
- a CDS encoding Protein kinase superfamily protein; protein product: MGSGEEDRFDAHKKLLIGLIISFSSLGLIILFCFGFWVYRKNQSPKSINNSDSESGNSFSLLMRRLGSIKTQRRTSIQKGYVQFFDIKTLEKATGGFKESSVIGQGGFGCVYKGCLDNNVKAAVKKIENVSQEAKREFQNEVDLLSKIHHSNVISLLGSASEINSSFIVYELMEKGSLDEQLHGPSRGSALTWHMRMKIALDTARGLEYLHEHCRPPVIHRDLKSSNILLDSSFNAKISDFGLAVSLDEHGKNNIKLSGTLGYVAPEYLLDGKLTDKSDVYAFGVVLLELLLGRRPVEKLTPAQCQSLVTWAMPQLTDRSKLPNIVDAVIKDTMDLKHLYQVAAMAVLCVQPEPSYRPLITDVLHSLVPLVPVELGGTLRLTR
- a CDS encoding Protein kinase superfamily protein (Protein kinase superfamily protein; FUNCTIONS IN: protein serine/threonine kinase activity, protein kinase activity, kinase activity, ATP binding; INVOLVED IN: protein amino acid phosphorylation; EXPRESSED IN: 8 plant structures; EXPRESSED DURING: LP.06 six leaves visible, 4 anthesis, petal differentiation and expansion stage, LP.08 eight leaves visible; CONTAINS InterPro DOMAIN/s: Protein kinase, ATP binding site (InterPro:IPR017441), Serine/threonine-protein kinase domain (InterPro:IPR002290), Serine/threonine-protein kinase-like domain (InterPro:IPR017442), Serine/threonine-protein kinase, active site (InterPro:IPR008271), Protein kinase-like domain (InterPro:IPR011009), Protein kinase, catalytic domain (InterPro:IPR000719), Tyrosine-protein kinase, catalytic domain (InterPro:IPR020635); BEST Arabidopsis thaliana protein match is: Protein kinase superfamily protein (TAIR:AT4G32000.1).), giving the protein MIFITVSASSASNPSLAPVYSSMATFSPRIQMGSGEEDRFDAHKKLLIGLIISFSSLGLIILFCFGFWVYRKNQSPKSINNSGTFISNERICNKFQSLYVFNGSSNSESGNSFSLLMRRLGSIKTQRRTSIQKGYVQFFDIKTLEKATGGFKESSVIGQGGFGCVYKGCLDNNVKAAVKKIENVSQEAKREFQNEVDLLSKIHHSNVISLLGSASEINSSFIVYELMEKGSLDEQLHGPSRGSALTWHMRMKIALDTARGLEYLHEHCRPPVIHRDLKSSNILLDSSFNAKISDFGLAVSLDEHGKNNIKLSGTLGYVAPEYLLDGKLTDKSDVYAFGVVLLELLLGRRPVEKLTPAQCQSLVTWAMPQLTDRSKLPNIVDAVIKDTMDLKHLYQVAAMAVLCVQPEPSYRPLITDVLHSLVPLVPVELGGTLRLTR